From Lujinxingia vulgaris, a single genomic window includes:
- a CDS encoding cyclic nucleotide-binding domain-containing protein, which produces MSWTFLDISTLRDVDLFAGVSERALESLLSITTTMRPKPAELIFREGDKGDALYIILEGEVRISKDIHGVGEEALAFLKAGSYFGEMALLDDKAVRSAHAIAGGTCHLGVLQRDALLELMNKDRDLANEILWSFVGTLSSRLRESNEKIAFFAMSNMFE; this is translated from the coding sequence GTGAGCTGGACCTTTCTCGACATCTCCACCCTTCGCGACGTCGATCTCTTTGCCGGTGTCAGCGAGCGCGCGCTGGAGTCGCTCCTTTCCATCACCACCACCATGCGCCCCAAACCCGCCGAGCTCATCTTCCGCGAAGGCGACAAAGGCGACGCCCTCTACATCATCCTGGAGGGCGAGGTGCGTATCTCGAAAGACATCCACGGGGTTGGCGAGGAGGCGCTGGCGTTCTTAAAAGCCGGCTCTTACTTCGGCGAGATGGCGCTGCTCGATGACAAAGCCGTGCGCAGCGCCCACGCCATCGCCGGGGGCACCTGCCACCTGGGCGTGCTTCAGCGCGACGCCCTCCTGGAGCTCATGAACAAAGACCGCGACCTGGCCAACGAGATCCTCTGGAGCTTTGTGGGCACACTCTCCTCACGACTTCGGGAGAGCAACGAGAAGATCGCCTTCTTCGCCATGTCCAATATGTTCGAGTGA
- a CDS encoding motility protein A: MHVLIGALIVIATFLTAFQYISAEFSGFFNLYSAILLGGVPIGLMILTYRFGVIGSAFKGLGRALIGNPAAERDRLVEHLLGFARAIRSERPAEASAIIEREPDPMFKHLGRQVLQQTHAEEVELDALVIGRRELSTFQNGERVFGSLGDFAPAMGMIGTVIGLIQLLANMRDFEKLGPGMAIALLTTFYGLLLAHLLYLPLARLIGQRRLQRAENLNLVVDAMLKIARRRPLHELQQLLSEGRQAALTPVEPSRRSA; the protein is encoded by the coding sequence ATGCACGTTTTGATCGGCGCGCTGATCGTCATCGCCACTTTTCTGACGGCTTTTCAGTACATCAGTGCGGAGTTCAGCGGTTTTTTTAACCTCTACTCCGCCATCCTGCTCGGTGGGGTGCCCATCGGCCTGATGATCCTGACCTACCGCTTCGGCGTCATCGGCTCGGCCTTCAAAGGCCTGGGCCGCGCGCTCATCGGCAACCCGGCCGCCGAGCGCGACCGCCTGGTCGAGCATCTTTTAGGCTTCGCCCGCGCCATCCGCTCGGAGCGCCCCGCCGAGGCCTCGGCGATCATTGAGCGGGAGCCCGATCCGATGTTCAAACACCTCGGCCGCCAGGTCCTCCAGCAGACCCACGCCGAAGAAGTGGAGCTCGACGCCCTGGTCATCGGCCGCCGCGAACTCTCCACCTTCCAGAATGGCGAGCGCGTCTTCGGAAGCCTGGGCGACTTCGCGCCCGCGATGGGGATGATCGGCACCGTCATCGGCCTGATTCAACTTCTGGCCAACATGCGCGACTTTGAGAAGCTCGGCCCGGGCATGGCGATTGCGCTTTTGACCACCTTCTACGGACTTCTGCTCGCGCACCTCCTCTACCTGCCTCTCGCGCGGCTTATTGGCCAGCGCCGGCTGCAGCGTGCGGAGAACTTAAACCTGGTCGTCGACGCCATGCTCAAGATCGCCCGGCGCCGCCCACTGCATGAACTTCAGCAACTTCTCAGCGAGGGACGCCAGGCCGCGCTCACCCCGGTCGAGCCCTCCAGGAGGAGCGCGTGA
- a CDS encoding OmpA/MotB family protein, which translates to MTQLIQERFSEESPTGQAGWLVSYADMMTILLTFMILLLSISTIAQTKYDLLVQAFTGSRAGNLHEVQEKIDRVIEEQALGGEVQTLLDDEGLKIEFSNALLFNSGSAELLPRALEVFAPIERHLVDDLGPTYGLVIEGYTDDVPVVSGRYRSNWELSTSRAIHVMERLAAAGLDRRRMSVQGFADTRPATEVDLYDTTTVDALDEAALNEVRGANRRVVIRIDSLDPDLVQRLYPDADSPGEAVPESPQEIF; encoded by the coding sequence GTGACACAGCTGATTCAGGAGCGTTTTAGCGAAGAGAGTCCCACCGGCCAGGCCGGCTGGCTGGTGAGCTATGCCGACATGATGACGATCCTGCTCACCTTCATGATCCTGCTCCTCTCCATCTCGACCATCGCGCAGACCAAATACGATCTTCTGGTCCAGGCCTTCACCGGATCGCGCGCCGGAAACCTCCACGAGGTCCAGGAGAAGATCGATCGCGTCATCGAAGAGCAGGCCCTCGGCGGCGAGGTGCAGACCTTGTTGGACGACGAGGGTCTGAAGATTGAGTTCTCGAACGCGCTGCTCTTCAACTCCGGCAGCGCCGAGCTCTTGCCGCGCGCCCTGGAGGTCTTTGCGCCCATTGAGCGCCACCTCGTCGACGACTTAGGCCCGACCTACGGTCTTGTGATCGAGGGGTATACCGATGATGTGCCGGTGGTCTCCGGGCGCTACCGCTCGAACTGGGAGCTCTCCACCTCCCGCGCCATCCATGTGATGGAGCGCCTGGCCGCAGCCGGTCTCGATCGTCGCCGGATGTCGGTGCAGGGTTTTGCCGACACGCGCCCGGCCACCGAGGTCGACCTCTACGACACCACCACCGTCGACGCCCTCGATGAGGCCGCGCTCAATGAGGTTCGCGGAGCGAACCGCCGCGTGGTCATTCGCATCGATTCGCTCGACCCCGATCTTGTGCAACGCCTCTACCCCGACGCCGACTCCCCGGGCGAAGCCGTGCCGGAAAGCCCCCAGGAGATCTTCTGA
- a CDS encoding tetratricopeptide repeat protein yields the protein MNTRQILLLAAGALILSACANSKQAAQTPIIVPTAATSAPQYQGDGSIPPQRYVVRMSDGSRDWEVEFPEVATGYEMRIPLGNEDEKSDVYPTHHPLTPADRELIEHLRRTNPNFEREGTFVDGEHVTDRTAGAPETEPRQRPDGRAEDAPAPSRPSYYRGVEEIKRLAASGNHEMAMVHLTDLERYYPDDVQLLMMKGTLWSFLGREALARQAWEQVLQIEPDNREVIDALRQLDQGPETEDLD from the coding sequence GTGAACACTCGCCAGATACTCTTGCTCGCTGCCGGGGCCCTGATCTTGAGCGCCTGCGCCAATAGCAAACAAGCGGCCCAGACCCCGATCATCGTGCCCACGGCCGCCACCTCTGCGCCGCAGTACCAGGGCGACGGCTCCATTCCGCCGCAGCGCTACGTCGTGCGCATGAGCGACGGCTCCCGCGACTGGGAGGTGGAGTTCCCCGAAGTCGCCACCGGCTACGAGATGCGCATCCCGCTGGGCAACGAGGATGAAAAGAGCGACGTCTACCCCACCCATCACCCGCTCACCCCGGCCGACCGCGAGCTCATTGAACATCTGCGCCGCACCAACCCCAACTTCGAGCGGGAGGGCACCTTCGTCGACGGCGAACACGTCACCGACCGCACCGCCGGCGCCCCTGAAACCGAACCTCGCCAGCGCCCCGACGGCCGCGCCGAAGACGCTCCCGCCCCCTCTCGCCCCAGCTATTACCGCGGCGTCGAAGAGATCAAACGCCTGGCCGCCTCCGGCAACCACGAGATGGCCATGGTGCACCTCACCGATCTGGAGCGTTATTACCCCGACGACGTCCAACTTTTGATGATGAAGGGCACCCTCTGGAGCTTCCTGGGCCGTGAGGCCCTGGCCCGTCAGGCCTGGGAACAGGTCTTGCAAATTGAGCCCGACAACCGCGAAGTCATCGACGCCCTGCGTCAGCTCGACCAGGGCCCCGAGACCGAAGATCTCGACTGA
- the gcvPB gene encoding aminomethyl-transferring glycine dehydrogenase subunit GcvPB, producing MENPVGLDAFVDNAPISPAERVSRGLQFEEPLIFERSEPGRRGFVFSESDWDVERVDVAGELGELLRDADAELPEVTEPDVVRHYTRLSQWNYAIDTGFYPLGSCTMKYNPKINEATARLPGFARLHPYMPEAWTQGALELLWNLEGLLSEIAGLPHCSLQPAAGAQGELTGLMCIRAYHESRGDTKRTRIIVPDSAHGTNPASAAFNGFSVVEVPSSPDGTLSAAAVAAVMDETVAGLMITNPNTMGIFEGEIAEICKVVHEGGGKVYMDGANMNAILGQARPGDFGIDVMHYNVHKTFSTPHGGGGPGGGPICVSDDLAPFLPVPRIERHEVEGKATFKLVREGYAQSVGKVKAFWGNFLVYVRAYTYLREYGSNLPKISERAVLNANYVRTQLSDTYSVAYPGTCMHEVVFDDRSYKASGATTLDIAKRMIDFGIHPPTTYFPLNVSGALMVEPTETESLRTLDEFILVMRTIHREALEAPEKLKGAPHNAFRTRLDETSAARKPVLTYRQARAQREG from the coding sequence ATGGAAAACCCTGTGGGGCTTGATGCCTTTGTCGATAACGCGCCCATCTCTCCGGCCGAGCGCGTCTCGCGCGGCCTGCAATTTGAAGAGCCGCTGATCTTTGAGCGCAGCGAGCCGGGGCGTCGCGGTTTTGTCTTCTCCGAGAGCGACTGGGACGTGGAGCGGGTCGATGTGGCCGGCGAGCTGGGCGAACTTCTGCGCGACGCCGACGCGGAGCTTCCGGAGGTGACCGAGCCCGATGTGGTGCGCCATTACACCCGGCTGAGCCAGTGGAACTACGCCATTGATACCGGTTTTTATCCGCTGGGCTCCTGCACGATGAAGTACAACCCGAAGATCAACGAGGCCACCGCGCGTCTTCCGGGCTTTGCGCGTCTGCATCCTTATATGCCTGAGGCGTGGACGCAGGGGGCGCTGGAGCTTCTGTGGAACCTGGAGGGGCTGCTCTCGGAGATCGCCGGCCTGCCGCATTGCTCCTTACAGCCGGCCGCCGGCGCACAGGGCGAGCTTACGGGGTTGATGTGCATCCGCGCGTACCATGAGTCGCGGGGTGATACGAAGCGCACGCGTATCATCGTGCCGGACTCCGCCCACGGGACCAACCCGGCGTCTGCGGCCTTTAACGGGTTCAGCGTGGTGGAGGTGCCCTCAAGTCCTGATGGGACGCTCAGCGCGGCGGCGGTCGCCGCGGTGATGGATGAGACGGTCGCCGGCCTGATGATCACCAACCCCAACACCATGGGCATCTTTGAGGGTGAGATCGCCGAGATATGCAAGGTGGTCCATGAGGGAGGCGGCAAAGTCTATATGGATGGCGCCAACATGAACGCCATCCTGGGCCAGGCGCGCCCGGGGGACTTCGGCATCGACGTGATGCACTACAACGTGCACAAGACCTTCTCGACGCCGCACGGCGGCGGTGGCCCGGGCGGCGGTCCGATCTGCGTGAGCGACGATCTGGCGCCCTTTTTGCCGGTGCCGCGCATTGAGCGTCACGAGGTCGAGGGCAAGGCGACGTTTAAGCTCGTGCGTGAGGGCTACGCGCAGTCGGTGGGCAAGGTCAAAGCCTTCTGGGGCAACTTCCTGGTGTACGTGCGCGCCTACACCTACCTGCGCGAGTACGGCAGCAACCTGCCCAAGATCAGCGAGCGTGCGGTGCTCAACGCCAACTACGTGCGCACCCAGCTCAGTGACACCTACAGCGTGGCCTACCCGGGCACGTGCATGCACGAGGTCGTCTTTGACGACCGCTCCTACAAGGCGTCGGGAGCGACCACGCTCGATATTGCCAAGCGCATGATCGACTTTGGGATACACCCGCCCACGACTTACTTCCCGCTGAACGTGTCGGGGGCGCTGATGGTGGAGCCGACCGAGACCGAGTCGCTGCGCACGCTCGACGAGTTTATTCTGGTGATGCGCACCATCCACCGCGAGGCGCTGGAGGCCCCCGAGAAGCTCAAGGGCGCGCCGCATAACGCGTTTCGCACGCGCCTTGATGAGACGAGCGCGGCGCGTAAGCCCGTGCTCACCTACCGCCAGGCGCGCGCGCAGCGCGAGGGCTGA
- a CDS encoding ParA family protein, with amino-acid sequence MATVKGGVGKTTTAVNLASALATFHDKKVLLIDLDAQGHCSTSLSSALPTAGPEPTPISEVLLSEERLDVLDARRSTTITNLDLTPADRGLAEAEGRISQKIGKELLLRDALEYARTHYDVILMDCPPNKGNLTLNALLAADQVLIPTDLSPLSVQGADELLETVLTIRDRLHHRVEILGVVLTRVDGRNVTINQEILQSIEAAWGDLVLGQTIGINTQLARAQLSGESIFDHAPQSRGAAHYKALADEVMARLG; translated from the coding sequence GTGGCGACGGTGAAGGGGGGTGTAGGGAAAACGACGACCGCCGTCAACCTCGCCAGCGCCCTGGCCACCTTTCACGACAAAAAGGTGCTCCTGATTGACCTCGATGCGCAGGGGCATTGCTCCACGAGCTTGAGCTCGGCGCTGCCAACCGCCGGGCCCGAGCCCACGCCGATCAGCGAGGTGTTGCTCTCGGAGGAGCGTCTCGATGTGCTGGATGCGCGTCGCTCCACAACGATCACCAACCTCGACCTGACGCCGGCCGACCGTGGTCTGGCCGAGGCCGAGGGGCGTATCAGTCAGAAGATCGGAAAGGAGCTGCTTTTGCGCGACGCGCTGGAGTACGCGCGCACCCATTATGATGTGATTTTGATGGACTGCCCGCCCAACAAGGGAAACCTCACGCTCAACGCGCTGCTGGCGGCCGATCAGGTGCTGATTCCCACCGATCTCTCGCCGCTGAGTGTGCAGGGGGCGGATGAACTTCTGGAGACGGTGCTCACAATTCGGGACCGACTCCATCACCGTGTCGAGATTCTTGGGGTGGTGCTCACGCGGGTCGACGGCCGCAATGTGACCATCAACCAGGAGATCCTGCAGAGCATCGAGGCGGCCTGGGGCGATCTGGTGCTGGGGCAGACCATTGGCATTAATACCCAGCTTGCGCGCGCGCAGCTCAGCGGAGAGTCGATCTTTGATCACGCGCCGCAGAGCCGCGGGGCGGCGCATTATAAGGCGCTGGCCGATGAGGTGATGGCGCGCCTGGGCTGA
- a CDS encoding acyl-CoA dehydrogenase family protein, giving the protein MKKYAQFTDEHDMFRKAVRDFCLKELAPHAEEWEAAREFPREVFKKMGELGFIGCRYPEELGGAGGDIWHTAVLAEELPRSEMAGLAMALLVQSDMATPIIGELGTDEQKEEFLMPAIRGEKIAALGVSEPGAGSDVAGIRTTAKRDGDDYIINGQKTWITNGTRADFITLAVRTDPDNRYGGVSLILFPTDTPGFSVGKKLEKIGNHSSDTAELFFEDCRVPARYLLGDEGAGFYYIMQNFQGERLVGALTGTAGAQIVLDKTITYCKERHAFDRPLTGFQVTRHKLVEMETQLEACRALTYHAAQLFERGIPCQREISMAKMMVGETAMSVIDGCLQLHGGMGYVEEGPVARAWRDTRLLSIGGGTTEIMKEIISKVMGL; this is encoded by the coding sequence ATGAAAAAGTACGCCCAGTTCACCGACGAACACGACATGTTCCGCAAGGCCGTGCGTGACTTCTGCCTCAAAGAGCTCGCCCCGCACGCTGAGGAATGGGAGGCGGCCCGCGAGTTTCCCCGTGAGGTGTTTAAGAAGATGGGCGAGCTGGGCTTCATCGGCTGCCGCTACCCCGAAGAACTCGGCGGCGCCGGAGGCGACATCTGGCACACCGCCGTGCTTGCCGAAGAGCTCCCCCGCAGCGAGATGGCCGGCCTGGCGATGGCGCTGCTCGTGCAGAGCGACATGGCCACCCCCATCATTGGCGAGCTGGGTACCGACGAGCAAAAAGAAGAGTTCTTGATGCCCGCCATCCGCGGCGAAAAGATCGCCGCGCTGGGCGTCTCCGAGCCCGGCGCCGGAAGCGATGTGGCCGGCATCCGCACCACCGCAAAACGCGACGGCGACGACTACATCATCAACGGCCAGAAGACCTGGATCACCAACGGCACCCGCGCCGACTTCATCACCCTGGCGGTACGCACCGACCCCGACAACCGCTACGGCGGCGTCAGCCTGATCCTCTTCCCCACCGACACCCCGGGTTTCAGCGTCGGCAAGAAGCTCGAGAAGATCGGCAACCACAGCTCCGACACCGCCGAGCTCTTTTTCGAAGATTGCCGCGTGCCCGCCCGCTACCTGCTGGGCGATGAGGGCGCGGGCTTCTACTACATCATGCAGAACTTCCAGGGCGAACGCCTCGTCGGCGCCCTCACCGGCACCGCCGGCGCCCAGATCGTGCTCGATAAGACGATCACCTACTGCAAAGAGCGCCACGCGTTTGACCGCCCCCTGACCGGCTTCCAGGTCACCCGCCACAAACTCGTGGAGATGGAGACGCAGCTCGAAGCCTGCCGCGCGCTCACCTACCACGCCGCCCAGCTCTTTGAGCGCGGCATCCCCTGCCAGCGCGAGATCTCGATGGCCAAGATGATGGTTGGCGAGACGGCGATGAGCGTCATCGACGGCTGCCTGCAGCTCCATGGCGGCATGGGCTACGTCGAAGAGGGCCCGGTGGCCCGCGCCTGGCGCGACACTCGCCTCCTCTCCATCGGTGGCGGCACCACCGAGATCATGAAGGAGATCATCTCCAAAGTGATGGGACTCTAA